Proteins from a genomic interval of Fundulus heteroclitus isolate FHET01 chromosome 21, MU-UCD_Fhet_4.1, whole genome shotgun sequence:
- the ppp1r3g gene encoding protein phosphatase 1 regulatory subunit 3G: MFRSPPLRGPGRALQENGLQAEEEEEEEDEEEEEEDGDLEEEEDASHLEKFMRDRRRARSLPAYPAALLNGDPGRKRVKFADSMGLTLASVKHFSSQEEPQIPSKVLSRHRSFPPPQQDALAGLCHSFRSVLDTGRLVASFPEPRDAERRVRELRVCLETLTVTRFDVRGQVRVLRGSSVREVGVRYTFNDWLSYVDAQAVPAGEPRAEGLRFGFTMSTPPCVDPSAAVHFAVFLRSDEGEFWDNNLGQNYTLRYRD, encoded by the coding sequence ATGTTCCGCTCACCTCCGCTGCGCGGACCGGGCCGGGCCCTGCAGGAGAACGGGCTGCAggccgaggaagaggaggaggaggaggatgaagaggaggaggaggaggacggagacctggaggaggaggaggacgcgTCTCACCTGGAGAAGTTCATGAGGGACCGGAGGAGAGCGCGCTCCCTGCCGGCCTACCCGGCGGCGCTGCTGAACGGGGACCCCGGCAGGAAGCGGGTGAAGTTCGCGGACTCCATGGGGCTGACGCTGGCCAGCGTCAAGCACTTCAGCTCCCAGGAGGAGCCGCAGATCCCCTCCAAGGTGCTGTCCCGCCACCGGAGCTTCCCGCCGCCGCAGCAGGACGCCCTGGCCGGGCTGTGCCACAGCTTCAGGTCCGTGCTGGACACCGGCCGCCTGGTGGCCTCCTTCCCGGAGCCGCGGGACGCGGAGCGGCGCGTCCGGGAGCTGCGCGTCTGCCTGGAGACGCTCACCGTCACGCGGTTCGACGTGCGGGGCCAGGTGCGGGTCCTGCGGGGCAGCTCGGTGCGGGAGGTCGGGGTCAGGTACACCTTCAACGACTGGCTGTCCTACGTGGACGCGCAGGCGGTGCCGGCGGGGGAGCCGCGCGCCGAGGGGCTCCGGTTCGGCTTCACCATGTCCACGCCGCCCTGCGTGGACCCCAGCGCCGCCGTGCACTTCGCCGTGTTCCTGCGGAGCGACGAGGGCGAGTTCTGGGACAACAATCTGGGCCAGAACTACACGCTGCGGTACCGAGACTAG